One Haloterrigena salifodinae DNA window includes the following coding sequences:
- the artA gene encoding archaeosortase A: MPSATAATEAASVVGYAFAGSATFVPGTATSGGITPSDLLAWAAIGAFIAALLLASQGYREPARYLGVGAWVAFGVFWVTMVPYYYGEAQSPLKTILGLLALPLCLYTGYLLWAGRDSLLILTKAVACMGLIYLPVETIPFVKTLLIETTAAQTHFGMELLGYSPGLIEGSNGYVSKFGFDPNETVTGRTTYIVLACTGIGSMAIFGGLVAAVKAPLKRKAAAFALAVGVIWFLNLVRNVFIGLASPWGWFQQDWLVSFMTTYMGAEASRVSFLVAHNYIAQSLSIVALVGITYLVVKILPEILRPLEEALFVLTGTEYDLFEALAPEKTPARTDGGPNGEPSDSTREQTDSGRER; encoded by the coding sequence ATGCCGTCCGCAACCGCCGCGACCGAGGCAGCGTCGGTCGTCGGCTACGCTTTCGCCGGTTCGGCGACGTTCGTTCCCGGAACGGCAACTTCCGGGGGAATCACCCCATCGGATCTGTTGGCGTGGGCCGCGATCGGCGCGTTCATCGCGGCGTTGCTCCTCGCCTCCCAGGGGTACCGCGAACCGGCGCGCTACCTCGGCGTTGGGGCCTGGGTCGCCTTCGGCGTCTTCTGGGTGACGATGGTGCCCTACTACTACGGCGAGGCCCAGAGCCCGCTCAAGACGATCCTGGGACTGCTCGCCTTGCCGCTGTGTCTCTACACCGGCTACCTCCTCTGGGCGGGACGGGACTCGCTGTTGATCCTCACGAAGGCCGTCGCCTGCATGGGGCTGATCTACCTGCCGGTCGAGACGATCCCGTTCGTCAAGACGTTGCTGATCGAGACGACCGCGGCCCAGACTCACTTCGGGATGGAACTGCTCGGCTACAGCCCCGGCCTGATCGAGGGCAGCAACGGCTACGTGAGCAAGTTCGGCTTCGATCCGAACGAGACCGTGACCGGCCGGACGACCTATATCGTCCTCGCCTGTACCGGTATCGGGAGCATGGCCATCTTCGGCGGGCTGGTCGCCGCCGTCAAGGCGCCGCTGAAGCGAAAGGCCGCCGCCTTCGCGCTGGCCGTCGGCGTGATCTGGTTCCTCAACCTCGTGCGCAACGTCTTCATCGGCCTCGCCTCGCCGTGGGGCTGGTTCCAGCAGGACTGGCTCGTCTCGTTCATGACGACCTACATGGGCGCCGAGGCCAGCCGCGTCTCCTTCCTCGTCGCGCACAACTACATCGCCCAGTCGCTGTCGATCGTCGCCCTCGTCGGGATCACCTACCTCGTCGTCAAGATCCTTCCCGAGATCCTGCGGCCCCTCGAGGAGGCCCTGTTCGTCCTTACGGGCACCGAGTACGACCTCTTCGAGGCGCTGGCGCCGGAGAAGACCCCCGCCCGAACGGACGGCGGTCCCAACGGGGAACCGTCCGATTCCACCCGGGAACAGACTGATTCCGGCCGAGAGCGATAA
- a CDS encoding MBL fold metallo-hydrolase, protein MDVTRCAVPVATRAPTGETNAYLLGDDPAVLVDPAARSDALDELVRDRAVDHVLVTHTHPDHVGAVAAYADETDATVWARYGRADRFRDATGCEPDRTLAPGTTIPLGDDRVRVLDAPGHAPDHVALEAGFGGPVLCGDCAVREGSVVVGAPEGDMRAYVTTLRRLWARDPPALHPGHGPAIDDPRETLERLLDHRYRRERKVLEAVEGGADTLEELLETAYEKDLSGVRDLARATVRAHLEKLAVEGRLEWNGERAAARSD, encoded by the coding sequence ATGGACGTTACTCGGTGTGCCGTTCCGGTCGCGACGCGCGCCCCAACGGGGGAAACCAACGCCTACCTCCTCGGGGACGATCCGGCTGTACTCGTCGATCCCGCGGCGCGCAGCGACGCTCTCGACGAACTCGTTCGCGACCGGGCCGTCGACCACGTTCTCGTCACGCACACGCATCCCGACCACGTCGGCGCCGTCGCCGCGTACGCCGACGAGACGGACGCGACCGTCTGGGCGCGATACGGGCGGGCGGACCGCTTTCGCGACGCGACCGGCTGCGAGCCGGATCGGACGCTGGCGCCCGGAACGACGATTCCGCTCGGCGACGACCGCGTCCGGGTTCTCGACGCGCCCGGGCACGCGCCCGACCACGTCGCCCTCGAGGCCGGCTTCGGCGGACCGGTCCTCTGTGGCGACTGCGCCGTTCGCGAGGGCAGCGTCGTCGTGGGCGCGCCCGAGGGCGACATGCGCGCGTACGTGACGACGCTACGGCGACTGTGGGCGAGGGATCCGCCGGCGCTCCATCCCGGTCACGGGCCCGCGATCGACGACCCGCGGGAGACACTGGAGCGACTGCTGGATCACCGATACCGTCGGGAACGGAAGGTGCTCGAGGCGGTCGAGGGCGGCGCCGACACGCTCGAGGAACTCCTCGAGACGGCCTACGAGAAGGACCTCTCCGGCGTGCGCGATCTGGCCCGGGCGACGGTCCGCGCCCACCTCGAGAAACTCGCCGTGGAGGGACGCCTCGAGTGGAACGGGGAACGCGCGGCGGCGCGATCGGACTAG
- a CDS encoding metallophosphoesterase, with the protein MPDVDLPVSPIERALSVPAADALVVADVHLGRAADSSVDAPIDDGGDVRDRLASLLERTDPATVVVAGDLLHSFGRLPHGVERDLEALEDCVADAGADLVVTPGNHDAMLESAFDGERTPEYRLADGETVVCHGHERPETEASRYIIGHDHPALSVDGRKLPCFLYGPDAYEGADVIVCPAFTTLAAGATVNGMRARDFQSPLVADADRFHPAVWDDSSGEPLWFPPLGECRRLL; encoded by the coding sequence GTGCCCGACGTCGACCTTCCCGTTTCGCCGATCGAACGCGCCCTCTCCGTCCCCGCAGCCGACGCGCTCGTCGTCGCCGACGTCCACCTCGGCCGCGCCGCCGACTCGAGCGTCGATGCGCCGATCGACGACGGCGGCGACGTTCGGGACCGTCTCGCGTCCCTCCTCGAGCGCACCGACCCCGCGACGGTCGTTGTCGCCGGCGATCTGCTCCACTCCTTCGGGCGACTCCCCCACGGCGTCGAGCGCGACCTCGAGGCCCTCGAGGACTGCGTCGCCGACGCCGGCGCCGACCTCGTCGTCACGCCCGGCAACCACGACGCGATGCTCGAGTCGGCCTTCGACGGCGAACGGACCCCCGAGTACCGCCTCGCGGACGGCGAGACGGTCGTCTGTCACGGCCACGAACGCCCCGAAACGGAGGCCTCGCGGTATATCATCGGCCACGACCATCCCGCCCTCTCCGTCGACGGCCGAAAGCTGCCGTGCTTCCTCTACGGGCCCGACGCCTACGAAGGCGCGGACGTCATCGTCTGCCCCGCGTTCACGACGCTGGCGGCGGGCGCGACCGTCAACGGAATGCGCGCCCGCGACTTCCAGTCGCCGCTGGTCGCCGACGCCGACCGGTTCCACCCCGCCGTTTGGGACGACTCGAGCGGCGAGCCGCTGTGGTTCCCGCCGCTGGGCGAGTGTCGCCGGCTGCTGTAG
- a CDS encoding glycosyltransferase family 2 protein, whose translation MELSVVVSTLNDRERLLSCLDALSERTPSAAEIVVVNGPSSDGTTGVVRDRSDVDVLVEISERNPNVSRNAGLRAATGDVVAFLDGEYAIEYSWYDAVERAIADGTDVVTGPVTGGELDYDLQNPHTVAGRSVTHFDGNNVAFDRTVLEALDGFDEYLEVGGERDCAHRLAGLGFETEWDAGMAARCEVGTDGGQTDRDWGDTYRSRAYRLAKNYGVRPTTVGRIVGSALRDGTAGVRDVITGDATPTDWVGNGTDVVANATGGLRDGLRARWADRTSRRNPNGLSKRHDRAVRVYDRR comes from the coding sequence ATGGAGCTCTCGGTAGTGGTATCGACGCTCAACGACCGAGAGCGATTACTCTCGTGTCTCGACGCGCTCTCCGAGCGGACACCGTCCGCGGCGGAAATCGTCGTCGTCAACGGCCCCTCCTCCGACGGGACGACCGGCGTCGTCCGCGACCGTTCGGACGTCGACGTCCTCGTCGAAATCTCCGAACGGAACCCGAACGTCTCGCGCAACGCCGGTCTCCGCGCTGCGACGGGTGACGTCGTCGCCTTCCTCGACGGGGAGTACGCGATCGAGTACAGCTGGTACGACGCCGTCGAGCGCGCAATCGCCGACGGAACCGACGTCGTCACCGGCCCCGTGACCGGCGGGGAGCTCGATTACGATCTGCAGAATCCGCACACCGTCGCCGGGCGCAGCGTCACCCACTTCGACGGCAACAACGTCGCGTTCGATCGGACCGTCCTCGAGGCCCTGGACGGGTTCGACGAGTACCTCGAGGTCGGCGGCGAACGCGACTGTGCCCACCGCCTGGCCGGCCTCGGCTTCGAAACCGAGTGGGACGCGGGGATGGCCGCCAGGTGCGAGGTCGGAACCGACGGCGGCCAGACCGACCGCGACTGGGGGGACACCTACCGCTCCCGGGCCTATCGACTCGCGAAGAACTACGGCGTGCGGCCGACGACGGTCGGCCGAATCGTCGGGAGCGCCCTCCGCGACGGGACCGCGGGCGTTCGGGACGTCATCACCGGAGACGCGACGCCGACGGACTGGGTCGGAAACGGGACCGACGTCGTCGCAAACGCCACCGGCGGACTCCGCGACGGACTGCGAGCCCGCTGGGCCGACCGAACCTCCCGACGAAACCCGAACGGGTTGTCGAAACGCCACGACAGGGCGGTGCGGGTCTACGATCGGCGGTAG
- a CDS encoding class I SAM-dependent methyltransferase, with amino-acid sequence MKGQEWYQADDVAEEYDDKRFSRGGQLIDRREKEAVLDAIMPVEDRNILEIACGTGRFTVMLAQQGADVVGLDISAAMLQQGREKTKDAALEGTLEFLRGDAGRLPFPDDHFDTVIAMRFFHLADDPKAFLEEMHRVSRDQIVFDTFNRFSARSIYNWALPMGSRLYSKSEVAVLLAKTNLTLEDVEDDFLAPYGLYRSIPNELATPIRTLDELIGSLPVTDHLASVSYWNTRVR; translated from the coding sequence GTGAAAGGACAGGAGTGGTACCAGGCCGACGACGTCGCCGAGGAGTACGACGATAAGCGCTTCTCCCGGGGCGGTCAGCTCATCGACCGTCGGGAGAAGGAAGCAGTCCTTGACGCGATCATGCCCGTCGAGGACCGGAATATCCTCGAAATCGCCTGTGGTACCGGGCGGTTTACCGTGATGCTCGCCCAGCAGGGCGCCGACGTCGTGGGACTCGATATCTCGGCGGCGATGTTACAGCAGGGACGGGAGAAAACGAAGGACGCGGCCCTCGAGGGAACCCTGGAGTTCCTCCGCGGGGACGCGGGCCGGCTCCCGTTTCCGGACGATCACTTCGATACCGTTATCGCGATGCGATTTTTCCACCTCGCGGACGACCCGAAGGCCTTCTTAGAGGAAATGCACCGGGTGTCCCGAGACCAGATCGTCTTCGACACGTTCAACCGATTTAGCGCGCGCAGCATCTACAACTGGGCGCTGCCGATGGGATCGCGGCTCTACTCGAAGAGCGAAGTGGCGGTTCTCTTAGCGAAGACGAACCTGACGCTGGAGGACGTCGAGGACGACTTCCTCGCTCCGTACGGACTCTACCGGTCGATTCCCAACGAGCTCGCGACGCCCATCCGGACGCTCGACGAGTTGATCGGATCGCTGCCGGTGACCGACCACCTCGCGTCGGTCTCCTACTGGAACACCCGCGTCCGGTGA
- a CDS encoding gluconate 2-dehydrogenase subunit 3 family protein codes for MGDNDNHRAAGESDTQARAKLDFTRDVSRRRAIQIGGLAVFGMAGTAEAFDPEKFDVAPLESVQEVEVEEQGLEYFTIQQARVVHDLTARIYPSDDNGPGAPEAGVVYFIDRQMNSAWGRGERWYMQAPFAGKNPTDPFEDDPEEPEDVDPEAEVPWAETNPSETQGWQYALTPNEAYDQGINAVEEYVRSESDADSFTDLNGDRQDAVVAALEEDAVDTFDDTDIDAGGFFLLLRQNTLEGMFSDPMYGGNREMIGWRLKGFPGTPGALGSYRGLLQEGEYIELKEDDFRKLADDVESLGIGDENQQPANDQSEEGHAHVHDAAEADYPNVVDKAAARGDADREVTPMSLDDGDGDADDGGDR; via the coding sequence ATGGGAGATAATGACAACCACCGGGCGGCGGGAGAGTCTGACACCCAAGCGCGGGCGAAACTGGACTTCACCCGAGACGTGTCGCGGCGGCGAGCGATACAAATCGGCGGGTTAGCCGTCTTCGGCATGGCCGGGACGGCGGAGGCGTTCGACCCCGAGAAGTTCGACGTGGCGCCCCTCGAGAGCGTGCAGGAAGTCGAGGTCGAGGAACAGGGACTCGAGTACTTCACGATCCAGCAGGCGCGGGTCGTCCACGACCTGACGGCGCGGATCTATCCCTCAGACGACAACGGTCCGGGGGCGCCCGAAGCGGGCGTCGTCTACTTCATCGATCGGCAGATGAACTCGGCGTGGGGCCGCGGCGAGCGGTGGTACATGCAGGCTCCGTTCGCCGGGAAGAACCCGACCGATCCGTTCGAGGACGACCCGGAGGAGCCGGAAGACGTCGATCCGGAGGCGGAAGTCCCGTGGGCGGAGACGAACCCCTCGGAGACCCAGGGCTGGCAGTACGCGCTGACGCCGAACGAGGCGTACGATCAGGGCATCAACGCCGTCGAAGAGTACGTCCGGTCGGAGTCCGACGCGGATTCGTTTACGGACCTGAACGGCGACCGGCAGGACGCAGTGGTCGCCGCGCTCGAGGAGGACGCGGTCGACACGTTCGATGACACCGACATCGACGCCGGCGGATTCTTCCTCTTGCTTCGACAGAACACCTTGGAGGGGATGTTCAGCGATCCGATGTACGGCGGCAACCGGGAGATGATCGGCTGGCGGCTGAAGGGGTTCCCCGGGACGCCCGGCGCGCTCGGCAGCTACCGAGGCCTGCTCCAGGAGGGGGAGTACATCGAACTCAAGGAGGACGACTTCCGGAAGCTGGCCGACGACGTCGAGTCGCTCGGGATCGGCGATGAGAACCAGCAGCCGGCGAACGACCAGAGCGAGGAGGGACACGCCCACGTCCACGACGCCGCCGAGGCGGACTATCCGAACGTCGTCGACAAGGCGGCGGCCCGCGGGGACGCCGATCGAGAGGTCACGCCGATGAGTCTCGACGACGGTGACGGCGACGCGGACGACGGGGGTGATCGGTGA
- a CDS encoding NAD(P)/FAD-dependent oxidoreductase produces the protein MTSTPRVLVVGGGLAGLVAARHLAGGGLDATLLERRETVGGRVRTLERDGYRFDRGFQVLFPAYPAVRRELDLEALDLRRFTSGATIAHPGRQTVLADPRSAPAALPATLRNPDITLGDRLRVARLWLELRRTNPDRLFDADRGADRSIERYLRERGFSDGFVETVVAPFYGGITLDRSLSTSRRVFEYTFRTLAAGGAAVPAAGMEAIPTQLADRVREVGGGVETGREVESVSSEGDSATVQLADGMNGEVDAVVVATDPPAACDLTGLESIPTDARGCVTQYYALPSGADLETGRRLLLNAVDDDGPNHVVPHSAVAPEYAPDGEALISATYLEGEDLGTSGDGVRLESSSESDDGRDPEERNAELAARTRNALESWYPDQQFGDLEPLHTERVPFAQFDQPPGIHDGLPDPREPSGSVYLAGDYTRWSSIQGAMRSGREAARAVLKDLSG, from the coding sequence ATGACATCGACACCGCGCGTCCTCGTCGTCGGCGGCGGCCTCGCCGGTCTCGTCGCCGCCAGGCACCTCGCCGGCGGCGGTCTCGACGCGACGCTGCTCGAGCGCCGCGAGACCGTCGGCGGTCGCGTCCGGACGCTCGAGCGCGACGGCTATCGGTTCGATCGGGGCTTCCAGGTGCTGTTTCCGGCCTATCCCGCCGTCCGACGGGAGCTCGATCTCGAGGCACTGGACCTGCGCCGGTTCACGTCCGGCGCGACGATCGCGCACCCGGGACGCCAAACGGTCCTCGCGGACCCGCGCAGCGCACCGGCGGCGCTCCCCGCGACGCTGCGCAACCCCGATATCACGCTGGGCGACCGGCTCCGCGTCGCCCGGCTCTGGTTGGAGTTGCGTCGAACCAATCCGGACCGGCTCTTCGACGCCGACCGCGGCGCGGATCGGTCGATCGAGCGCTACCTCCGCGAGCGCGGCTTTTCGGACGGGTTCGTCGAGACCGTCGTCGCACCCTTCTACGGGGGGATCACCCTCGACCGCTCGCTGTCGACCTCGCGTCGCGTCTTCGAGTACACGTTTCGGACGCTGGCGGCCGGCGGCGCCGCGGTCCCCGCCGCGGGGATGGAAGCGATCCCAACGCAACTCGCCGATCGCGTGCGCGAGGTCGGCGGGGGCGTCGAGACCGGCCGCGAGGTCGAGTCGGTCTCGAGCGAGGGCGACTCCGCAACCGTCCAGTTGGCCGACGGCATGAACGGCGAGGTCGACGCCGTCGTCGTTGCGACCGATCCGCCGGCCGCATGCGACCTAACCGGTCTCGAGTCGATCCCGACCGACGCGCGGGGCTGTGTCACCCAGTACTACGCGCTGCCGAGCGGCGCGGACCTCGAGACGGGGAGGCGACTCCTGCTCAACGCGGTCGACGACGACGGCCCGAACCACGTCGTCCCACACAGCGCGGTCGCGCCGGAGTACGCGCCCGACGGGGAAGCGCTGATCAGCGCGACATATCTCGAGGGCGAGGATCTCGGGACCTCGGGAGACGGCGTGCGCCTCGAATCTTCGAGCGAAAGCGACGACGGTCGCGACCCCGAGGAGCGCAACGCGGAACTGGCCGCACGGACACGGAACGCGCTCGAGTCGTGGTATCCGGACCAGCAGTTCGGCGACCTCGAGCCGCTGCACACCGAGCGGGTGCCGTTCGCGCAGTTCGACCAGCCGCCGGGGATCCACGATGGACTGCCGGACCCGCGGGAGCCGTCGGGTTCGGTCTACCTGGCCGGCGACTACACCCGTTGGTCGTCGATTCAGGGCGCGATGCGAAGCGGTCGGGAGGCTGCACGTGCGGTGCTCAAGGACCTCTCCGGATAA
- a CDS encoding DUF7839 domain-containing protein: protein MVDVLDNKRAATRFRILVQIAERQPAVSQGEIAEEVGVTSQAVSEYIRELVDDDLVEKEGRSRYRVTPEGVDWLFRTADDIRRFADHVTGDVLDAMSEAAYLATDDITEGDTVTLFVEDGLLHAKPGDEGPATGVATTDAEAGTDVGVTSFEGVMDLEPGSVTVLQVPAVRSGGSRAVDADLVAEHCEAADLVVTAGVEAVVACRQAGADPAVPFAAGETAAEGAERGLEVTAIVTTDEVGRVTDTLRDADVSYEVLEG, encoded by the coding sequence ATGGTCGACGTCCTCGACAACAAGCGGGCCGCGACGCGGTTTCGGATCCTCGTCCAGATCGCTGAGCGCCAGCCCGCCGTCAGCCAGGGTGAGATCGCCGAGGAAGTCGGCGTGACGAGTCAGGCCGTCAGCGAGTACATCCGCGAACTCGTCGACGACGACCTCGTCGAGAAGGAAGGCCGCTCGCGGTACCGCGTCACGCCGGAAGGCGTCGACTGGCTGTTCCGGACCGCCGACGACATCCGCCGGTTCGCCGACCACGTGACCGGCGACGTCTTAGACGCGATGAGCGAGGCGGCCTACCTCGCGACCGACGACATCACGGAGGGCGACACCGTCACGCTGTTCGTCGAGGACGGACTGCTCCACGCGAAACCCGGCGACGAGGGGCCGGCGACCGGCGTTGCGACGACCGACGCCGAGGCGGGCACCGACGTCGGCGTCACGAGCTTCGAGGGCGTGATGGACTTAGAGCCGGGTTCGGTCACCGTCCTGCAGGTGCCCGCAGTCCGCAGCGGTGGGAGTCGGGCGGTCGACGCCGACCTCGTGGCCGAGCACTGCGAGGCGGCCGATCTGGTCGTGACCGCCGGTGTCGAGGCCGTCGTCGCCTGCCGACAGGCCGGCGCGGACCCCGCGGTGCCGTTCGCGGCCGGCGAAACCGCCGCCGAGGGTGCCGAACGCGGCCTCGAGGTGACCGCGATCGTCACGACCGACGAGGTCGGCCGCGTCACCGACACGCTCCGGGACGCCGACGTCTCGTACGAAGTCCTCGAGGGCTGA
- a CDS encoding MarR family transcriptional regulator has protein sequence MSTSTAEDRVAAAEETLSKDEYRDRLRDLPPSAKLVAKVLETDSPLSQGQLAEESLLPDRTVRYALNRLEDVGLVGSRYSFRDARKQVYFLKH, from the coding sequence ATGAGCACGAGTACAGCCGAGGACCGAGTCGCCGCTGCCGAAGAGACCCTTTCGAAGGACGAATACCGCGATCGCCTCCGCGATCTGCCGCCGAGCGCGAAGCTCGTCGCGAAAGTGCTGGAGACCGATTCGCCGCTCTCGCAGGGGCAACTCGCTGAAGAGTCGCTGCTGCCCGACCGCACCGTCCGCTACGCGCTCAACCGCCTCGAGGACGTCGGTCTCGTCGGCTCCCGGTACAGCTTCCGCGACGCCCGCAAGCAGGTCTACTTCCTCAAGCACTGA
- a CDS encoding RNA-guided endonuclease InsQ/TnpB family protein, translated as MAEVRRTVVVKLDVDDSDATLLHETVEEYLWACNYVVRDAWKDDYKPTSKTKLHERTYSAVRNETRLQANLVQSARNKAAEAIKGVVARWKAGKRASQPHFTTPSVRYDKRSATFHDDYVSLSTVNGRVEADYVLPPEGENPHTTYLRNDDYEVTGATLQYRDATDTFYLHIGTKADMESEIPDESDTEHSTVLGVDLGIEQLAVTSTGMFWNGAYLNHRRREYERIRGNLQQTGTESAHRTIDQMDDRETRWVEDYLHRLSKALVQEAIVHDCDTIAFEELTDIRDRMPGAKKFHAWAFRRLYDYVAYKAKAEGIEATQIDPAYTSQRCSQCGTTLRENRRSQAEFCCQKCGYEANADYNAAKNIGFKMLRAGQKSPHGGATRHLALKSGTLNVNGEYSPAE; from the coding sequence ATGGCGGAGGTCCGTCGTACAGTCGTCGTCAAACTCGACGTAGACGACAGCGACGCGACTCTCCTCCACGAAACCGTTGAGGAGTATCTGTGGGCGTGCAACTACGTCGTCCGAGATGCGTGGAAGGACGACTACAAACCCACCTCCAAGACGAAACTTCACGAACGGACGTACTCGGCCGTGCGCAACGAGACGAGACTTCAAGCGAATCTCGTACAGTCGGCTCGGAACAAGGCTGCCGAAGCCATCAAGGGCGTCGTCGCTCGCTGGAAGGCCGGAAAGAGGGCGTCGCAACCACACTTCACGACGCCCTCTGTTCGCTACGACAAGCGAAGCGCCACGTTCCACGACGACTACGTTTCGCTCTCGACGGTCAACGGGCGCGTCGAAGCCGACTACGTCCTTCCGCCGGAAGGCGAGAATCCGCACACGACGTATCTCCGCAACGACGACTACGAAGTGACGGGGGCGACGTTACAGTACCGCGACGCGACGGACACCTTTTATCTCCACATCGGAACGAAGGCCGACATGGAGTCCGAGATACCGGACGAAAGCGACACCGAGCACAGCACAGTCCTCGGTGTCGACCTCGGTATCGAACAACTCGCCGTCACGTCGACCGGGATGTTTTGGAACGGTGCCTACCTGAACCACCGACGCCGGGAGTACGAGCGGATTCGCGGCAACCTGCAACAGACGGGTACTGAATCGGCCCACCGAACCATCGACCAGATGGACGACCGCGAAACGCGGTGGGTCGAAGACTACCTACATCGTCTCTCGAAGGCTCTCGTCCAAGAAGCTATCGTGCACGATTGCGACACCATCGCGTTCGAGGAACTAACGGACATCCGCGACCGGATGCCCGGCGCAAAGAAGTTCCACGCATGGGCGTTCCGACGCCTGTATGACTACGTAGCGTACAAGGCAAAGGCCGAAGGGATCGAAGCGACGCAAATCGACCCGGCGTACACGAGCCAGCGGTGCTCGCAGTGTGGAACGACGCTTCGGGAGAATCGACGGTCGCAAGCGGAGTTCTGTTGCCAGAAGTGTGGATACGAAGCGAATGCGGACTACAACGCAGCGAAGAACATCGGGTTCAAGATGCTCCGTGCGGGGCAAAAGTCTCCGCATGGAGGGGCGACACGTCACCTCGCCCTGAAGTCGGGGACGTTGAACGTGAATGGCGAGTATTCGCCTGCCGAGTAG
- a CDS encoding EamA family transporter, giving the protein MTNVAIVLALGALLLYGGWAVSAGVATRSLSPVNAVLLSYVASLAVVGGYVLVTRRPVVGTRTDVGFALLSGVLLAVATISFYAALTHGNMAIVSAISALYFVIPAIVGVLYFDAQLATTNVLGLGLAVVAVVLVAA; this is encoded by the coding sequence ATGACCAACGTAGCGATTGTCCTCGCACTCGGCGCATTGCTCCTGTACGGCGGCTGGGCGGTATCGGCCGGCGTCGCGACGCGGTCGCTCTCGCCCGTCAACGCGGTGTTGCTGTCCTACGTGGCGAGTCTCGCCGTTGTCGGCGGCTACGTCCTCGTGACCCGTCGTCCCGTCGTCGGGACGCGGACGGACGTCGGGTTCGCGCTGCTGTCTGGCGTCCTGCTGGCCGTCGCGACGATCAGCTTCTACGCCGCGCTTACCCACGGCAACATGGCGATCGTGTCGGCGATCTCCGCGCTCTACTTCGTCATTCCGGCGATCGTCGGCGTCCTCTACTTCGACGCTCAACTGGCGACGACGAACGTCCTCGGACTGGGACTCGCGGTCGTCGCGGTCGTTCTCGTCGCGGCCTGA